A window from Sinanaerobacter sp. ZZT-01 encodes these proteins:
- a CDS encoding FtsX-like permease family protein, translating to MNKVFYPKLALSNMKKNSKLYVPFMMAVIGTIMMFYILCSIYQNQGVDTIYAGAQLKVILRLGIYIIGFFSIIFLFYTNQFLMKQRKRELGLYNILGMGKKHIGKILFYETIGLYLFCLVCGLLSGMIISKLMFLILLKLLNFSNAVQFTVEVKAIYTTVSLFGGVFVLVLLFNLGQIYRSKPISLLRSAQVGEREPKTRWIIALIGFLTLGTGYGMALSIQSPLEALNWFFIAVLLVIIGTYALFIAGSIALLKAARKNKKYYYQTKHFIGVSSMIYRMKQNAVGLSNICILSTMVLIMLSTTVCLYAGKQDTLLDQYPQEIQLRESSKENGNAEKIVEMLEKNDQTFDLNIKNLIGLDYLIYSAQQKGTEFVGSDYQSSNRSLYFISLEDYNRLSGENIILKENEVLINANSTSYESKECTIFGNTYQVMQTGSKLPHLGLSMAGISRDDYIIALVESDFHSILEEISNEVSSKRVINSYVSFDFTGDKEERGQFIEKINQALKDNESEASVFTRWDADTDYLFIYGGLLFIGCFLSVLFLMATVLIIYYKQISEGYEDQNRFRIMQQVGMSKKEVRASIKSQIMIVFFLPLATAVIHVMFAFPMISKLLALFHLTNVSLFVICTIITILIFSVIYGIVYSITAKEYYKIVN from the coding sequence TTGAATAAAGTATTTTACCCAAAGCTGGCTCTGTCAAATATGAAGAAAAACTCCAAGCTGTATGTTCCTTTTATGATGGCCGTGATTGGAACGATTATGATGTTTTATATTTTATGCTCTATTTATCAGAATCAAGGAGTCGATACCATTTACGCTGGTGCACAGCTAAAAGTCATTTTAAGACTAGGGATTTATATCATTGGCTTTTTCTCGATAATTTTTTTGTTTTATACCAATCAATTTCTCATGAAACAAAGAAAGAGAGAGCTTGGTCTGTATAATATTTTAGGTATGGGGAAAAAACACATTGGGAAAATATTATTTTATGAGACAATAGGATTGTATTTATTCTGCTTGGTATGCGGACTCCTTAGTGGAATGATAATAAGCAAGCTGATGTTTTTAATTCTACTTAAACTATTAAATTTTTCGAATGCCGTTCAATTTACGGTAGAAGTAAAAGCAATTTATACAACTGTAAGCTTATTTGGCGGAGTTTTTGTGTTGGTGCTCCTTTTTAATTTAGGACAAATTTATCGATCCAAGCCGATTTCTCTATTGCGGAGCGCTCAAGTAGGAGAACGCGAACCAAAGACCAGGTGGATTATTGCTCTGATTGGATTTCTTACACTAGGAACCGGATACGGTATGGCTCTTTCTATTCAGTCACCACTTGAAGCTTTAAACTGGTTTTTTATAGCGGTTTTGCTCGTCATCATTGGAACGTATGCTCTATTCATTGCAGGCAGCATAGCACTTTTAAAAGCAGCGAGAAAAAATAAAAAATATTACTATCAGACAAAACATTTTATAGGCGTTTCCTCAATGATTTATCGTATGAAGCAAAATGCAGTGGGACTTTCAAATATTTGCATTTTATCGACGATGGTTTTGATTATGCTCTCAACGACCGTATGTCTTTATGCTGGGAAGCAAGATACTTTATTGGACCAGTACCCACAAGAAATACAACTGAGAGAAAGCAGTAAGGAAAATGGAAATGCAGAAAAAATTGTTGAAATGTTAGAAAAAAACGATCAGACATTTGATTTAAATATAAAAAATCTAATCGGCTTAGATTACCTTATATATTCTGCACAGCAAAAAGGAACGGAATTTGTTGGAAGTGATTATCAGAGTTCAAACCGAAGCTTGTACTTTATCTCCTTAGAGGATTATAACCGTCTCTCTGGTGAGAATATCATTTTAAAAGAAAATGAAGTTTTAATCAACGCAAATAGTACTTCTTATGAATCAAAGGAATGTACTATATTTGGTAATACGTATCAGGTGATGCAGACAGGTTCTAAATTGCCGCATCTCGGGTTATCTATGGCAGGCATATCGAGAGATGATTATATTATTGCACTGGTAGAATCAGATTTTCATTCTATTTTAGAGGAAATATCGAATGAAGTTTCTAGTAAGAGAGTAATAAACAGTTATGTTTCTTTTGATTTTACAGGCGATAAAGAGGAACGGGGTCAATTTATAGAAAAAATCAATCAGGCTTTAAAAGATAATGAAAGTGAAGCTTCTGTCTTTACTCGATGGGATGCTGATACGGATTATCTCTTTATCTATGGAGGGCTTTTGTTCATAGGATGCTTCTTATCTGTACTCTTTTTAATGGCTACGGTTTTGATTATTTACTATAAACAGATTTCAGAAGGATATGAAGACCAAAACCGGTTTCGAATTATGCAGCAGGTGGGAATGAGTAAGAAAGAGGTACGTGCTTCAATTAAGAGCCAGATCATGATTGTATTTTTTCTCCCGCTCGCCACAGCAGTAATCCATGTCATGTTTGCATTTCCTATGATTTCGAAATTACTCGCATTATTTCACTTAACCAATGTATCCTTATTTGTCATTTGTACAATCATTACAATATTGATTTTTTCAGTTATTTATGGAATTGTGTACAGTATTACGGCAAAAGAGTATTATAAAATAGTAAATTAA
- a CDS encoding M55 family metallopeptidase — translation MKLFISADMEGVAGVTNWCETQYGGQGYEEACHQMTSEVAAACRAAIELGYEVVIKDGHENALNIKQTMLPKGVQLIRGWMSSPASMMAGLDDSFDAVAYIGYHSPQGSDTSPLAHTIRHDLFHWIKINGELTSEFSLNALWAAANKVPSVFLSGDNGMCEIAKKNYPGIVTVATKTGIGNATWNIHPEEAVERIEEGVQAGLKAGVALIPIKDEYKMEIHFKDHQHARSASWYPGAFQMDCNTVIYTAKTPEELMIARIFMTGI, via the coding sequence ATGAAATTATTTATTAGTGCAGATATGGAAGGCGTAGCTGGAGTAACTAATTGGTGTGAGACTCAATATGGAGGGCAGGGATATGAAGAAGCATGCCATCAAATGACTTCAGAAGTTGCAGCTGCATGCAGAGCTGCGATAGAGCTTGGGTATGAAGTGGTTATCAAAGACGGACATGAAAATGCTTTAAATATTAAGCAGACGATGCTGCCAAAGGGAGTACAGTTGATTAGAGGCTGGATGTCATCACCTGCATCCATGATGGCGGGACTAGATGATAGTTTTGATGCAGTTGCTTATATAGGCTATCATTCTCCGCAGGGAAGCGATACGAGTCCTTTGGCTCACACGATCCGGCACGATTTATTTCACTGGATTAAAATTAACGGAGAGTTGACTTCAGAGTTTTCGTTAAATGCCCTTTGGGCAGCCGCGAATAAAGTACCGTCTGTATTTCTTTCAGGAGATAACGGAATGTGTGAGATTGCGAAAAAAAATTACCCTGGTATTGTTACAGTAGCAACCAAAACAGGGATTGGAAATGCTACTTGGAATATTCATCCAGAAGAAGCGGTTGAAAGAATTGAAGAGGGTGTGCAGGCCGGATTAAAAGCGGGGGTCGCGTTGATCCCGATAAAAGATGAATATAAGATGGAAATTCATTTTAAGGATCATCAACATGCAAGGAGTGCATCTTGGTATCCGGGAGCCTTTCA